One genomic region from Erythrobacter mangrovi encodes:
- a CDS encoding acyl-CoA dehydrogenase, with protein MTYAAATQDQLLAIRVNAGIGDLAQSARFASAEPDMVEAIVEGIGQFAAGEWAPLNRLGDLEGSKLANGVVRLPEGFAEAYQAYVEQGWNAIAGPVDFGGQGLPFTLACNVLENLGTANMAFNLLPMLSVGAIEALEHHGAPELQQKYLPKLVSGEWSGTMNLTEPQAGSDLGALRSTAVPIAEGEHAGKYRITGTKIFITWGEHELSRNIIHLVLARLPDAPEGSRGISLFIVPKYHVNTDGSLGSRNDLRCVSIEHKLGINASPTCVMSYGDNGECIGELVGVPNRGLAAMFTMMNNARINVGNQGVQIGERATQQALTYARDRIQSARAGSPGRAPVAIIEHPDVRRMLLRMKALTEGARALLYYTAGQVDRGTLGDTGAAARAEVLTPLIKAWGTDVGIEVASLGVQIHGGMGFIEETGAAQHWRDSRIAPIYEGTNGIQAADLVTRKLGLEDGQALLGLIADILRDGGDEPSLAALAQDCTAVADWLRSDASLDDRLAGSVPFCTMLAVAVAGWQMLRQLRAVEAEDNPANAAAKRASVRFFLDRIVPEATGLRASAIAGAADLYALDTAQLAG; from the coding sequence GTGACCTACGCCGCCGCTACCCAAGACCAACTGCTCGCCATCCGTGTCAACGCGGGTATTGGCGATCTTGCCCAAAGCGCCCGCTTCGCCTCAGCAGAGCCCGACATGGTCGAAGCGATCGTCGAAGGTATTGGCCAGTTCGCGGCGGGCGAGTGGGCGCCGCTCAATCGGCTAGGCGATCTGGAGGGCTCGAAACTGGCCAATGGCGTGGTACGTCTGCCTGAGGGCTTTGCGGAGGCCTACCAGGCCTATGTGGAGCAGGGCTGGAATGCGATTGCCGGACCTGTCGACTTCGGCGGCCAGGGCCTGCCGTTCACGCTGGCCTGCAATGTGCTCGAAAACCTCGGCACGGCGAACATGGCCTTCAATCTCCTGCCCATGCTCAGTGTCGGTGCAATCGAGGCGCTTGAGCACCATGGGGCGCCGGAACTTCAGCAGAAATACCTGCCCAAGCTGGTGAGTGGCGAATGGTCGGGAACGATGAACCTGACCGAGCCGCAGGCGGGTTCGGACCTCGGCGCACTGCGCTCGACCGCCGTGCCCATTGCCGAGGGCGAGCATGCCGGCAAGTACCGCATCACCGGCACGAAGATCTTCATAACCTGGGGCGAACACGAACTGTCGCGAAACATCATACACCTAGTGCTTGCGCGGCTCCCCGACGCGCCGGAGGGGAGCCGGGGAATCTCGCTGTTCATCGTCCCCAAGTATCATGTGAACACCGACGGTTCACTCGGTTCGAGGAACGACCTTCGCTGTGTCAGTATCGAACACAAGCTCGGTATCAACGCGTCGCCGACCTGCGTGATGAGCTACGGCGACAATGGCGAATGCATCGGCGAGCTGGTCGGTGTGCCAAACCGCGGACTCGCGGCGATGTTCACGATGATGAACAATGCGCGCATCAATGTCGGAAACCAGGGAGTTCAGATCGGCGAACGCGCGACCCAGCAAGCCTTGACCTATGCCCGGGACCGGATTCAGTCCGCGCGGGCCGGATCGCCCGGTCGTGCTCCGGTGGCAATCATTGAACATCCGGATGTCCGCCGGATGCTGCTGCGCATGAAAGCGCTGACCGAAGGAGCCCGCGCGCTGCTCTATTACACCGCTGGTCAGGTGGACCGCGGGACACTCGGCGATACTGGCGCCGCGGCGCGCGCCGAGGTTCTCACCCCACTTATCAAGGCCTGGGGTACGGATGTGGGGATCGAGGTCGCCAGCCTTGGCGTGCAGATCCATGGCGGCATGGGCTTTATCGAGGAAACCGGTGCAGCCCAGCATTGGCGCGATTCGCGGATTGCACCGATCTACGAAGGGACCAACGGCATCCAAGCAGCCGACCTCGTGACGCGGAAGCTGGGTCTTGAGGATGGGCAAGCGCTGCTTGGCCTAATTGCCGATATCTTGCGCGATGGCGGGGACGAGCCGAGCTTGGCGGCGCTGGCCCAGGATTGCACCGCAGTGGCCGACTGGCTCCGATCGGATGCCAGTCTGGATGATCGCCTGGCAGGCTCCGTGCCGTTCTGCACCATGCTCGCCGTGGCGGTCGCTGGATGGCAGATGTTGCGC